The genomic DNA AGGACCCCGCCCGCCCCGTCCGGCGCCAGGTGATCCGCCCGTGCTGCCACCCGAGTTGCCGCCGCTGCCCGCCCTGACCCGGGCCGAGGCCGAGGTCATCGATCGCTATCTGGACGTCGTCGACCTGCTCGGACGCATCAACCCGGGGCGGGACGGCGACACCTACCGCGGGCTGCGGGCCGCCCAGGCACTGGTCGGCAAGGCGGCGGCGCTGCGTGACGCGCTGGCGCTGATGCACCGGCGGGGCGAGACGGAGGTGCACGCCGCCACCCTGGCCCGGGCGCTGCGCGTACTCGACGGCGAGCGGCGGACGGCGCGGCTCGGCCTCCCGCCCGCTTCCGAGAGTTGAGCACCTCGAACCCAGACCCGTCACATCCAGACCCATCACATCCAGACCCATCACATCCGGACCCATCACATCCGGACCCATCACATCCGGACCCATCACATCCGGACCCATCACATCCGGACGCATCCGGACCGGGACGAAACGGACCAAACGACGTACCCCCTTTCGGCGTAGGAACACCTCCGATTCGCGACCGGTCGAAGTTGCGGCACCCGTGCGCTCCGCCCGTGCCGCACACCACTGCGCCGCTGGTCCCGGGGCCGTCACCGCTCGCGGCGGCACTTCGAACAGGAGGCGTCGACCCGAACGGGCGAGTGGCACGTAACAACACAAAGGGCACGTTCCGTTGGGAATTCCCTTCAGGACGGGACAAGATCCGTGACTGACGACAAGCCCCCGCCGCAGCGGCGGGGCGGTCCGGGCGGACGCCGAGTCCTGCCGCCGTCCGGACGACCGGTCGCAAGGGAAGTGGATCGGCAGGAGTGGAGGACCCGAGCACGACGGGTCGCCGGCACGGCCGCCTCCGCGGGAGGCGCCGGGCTCAGCGGTCCTTGGGGTGAAGCCGCACACCGCGGCCGGGCAACTTCGCCAGCCCGAATCCGACAGGTCATCCTTCACAGGCGGCTGACGAAGGGTTGCGCATGTCCGCGCTCAATCGTGTCCCGTCGCTGATGGCCCGTGCCGGTACGGCCTCGGCTCTCACCCTCGCCGCCGTGGGCGGCTCCGTCGTGGTCCCCGGTGTCGCCTCCGAGGCGGCCGCGGCGAGCCATGCGACGAAAGCCCTCAAGATCGCGGCCTCCAAGAAGGGCGCCCCGTACCGCTGGGGTGCCACGGGTCCTCACCGGTTCGACTGTTCCGGCCTGACCCTGTACTCGTTCAAGAAGGCCGGCAAGAAGCTGCCCCGCACCGCGGCCCAGCAGTACAACAGGACCAGCCGTGTCTCCGTGCGGAACCGCAAGGCCGGAGACCTCGTGTTCTTCCACTCCGGCAGCAGCGTCTACCACGTCGGCATCTACGCCGGGAAGGGCAGGATCTGGCACGCGCCGAAGACCGGCGCCGTGGTGCGCCTGGAGAGGATCTGGACGTCAAGCGTCTGGTACGGCCGGGTCAAGTAGCCCGCCCGCGGGGGTGGTGGCGTTCTGTCCCGCCGTCACCCCCGCGGGCGCGGCCGGTCCGCCCGGGGGCGCCCAGGGCAGTTCGATGGAGACGGTCTTGCCGCCCTCGCGGGTGGGCCTGACCCTCAGCCTGCCGCCGCACTCGGCGGTCAGCCAGCGAATGATCACCATGCCCCGCCCGTTGTCCTGCTGGACGGCGGCGGGCAGACGCTTGGGGAAGCGCGGGTGGCTGTCGGTGACACCGAGACGCAGCCGCTCGTCGCGGTCGAGAACGAGGTCCACCGTGAAGGTGGGCGACTGCCCGAACGTGTGCTGGACCGCGTTGGTCGCCAGTTCGGAGACGATGAGCCGCACCGTGTCCGCCAGATCGGCGTCGCCCGGCAAGCCCCACTCCGCCAGGGTGCCGACCACGTAGGTCCGCGCGGCGGCCACCGAGGCGGGATCGCTCGGCAGAGTGACGGATGCTTCCAGATGGTCTGCCATGGCGACGTCGTCCCTTTCTCACGGGACCGCAGGCCCGACACGGAGCGGATGGTTCGAGTACGGTCCCGGACTGGTGCTTCACCGCCAGACTGCCATCACCAGGCCCATGAAGGGCGGCGATCCACCAAGATATGCATATATCTGTCGCTCGAAGCGGTGAACTCTGCGACGGCAGAGCGTATTTGGGCGGCTCATAAGGAGTAAGGGAGTTGTCCCATGCAGCACGGTCCCGTGGTGCGCCGCCGCAAGCTGGGCGCGGAACTGCGCGCCCTGCGCACGTCGGCGGGCATCACCAGCGGCGAGGCGGCCCGGCTCGTGGGCTGGCACCAGTCGAAGGTCAGCCGGATCGAGACCGGGACGAGCGGGGCCAAACCGGCCGACGTGCGGTTACTGCTGGACGTCTACGGCGTGGCCGACGAGCAGCTGCGGGGGCTGCTGGTGATGCTGGCGCGGTCCGAGGACGCCGGGGGGCGCCACCACTGGTGGCACGCCTACCGCGGGGTGCTGCCCCCGACGTACCGCGACTTCATCAGCCTGGAGTCGCAGGCCAGCGCGATGCGCACGCTGGAGACCACGGTGGTGCCCGGCCTGCTCCAGACGCCGGAGTACGCCCGCGCGGTGACGCGGGCCGCCGTGGACGGGATGCCGGCGGAACGGCTGGACACGCTGGTGGAGGTCCGGCTGGCCCGGCAGGACGTGCTGCGGGGCGAGCCGCCGCTGGAGCTGAGCGCGGTCCTGGACGAGGCGGTGCTGCGCCGGGAGGTGGGCGGGCCCGGGGTGATGGCCCGTCAACTGGCCAGACTGGTCGAGGCGGCGCAGCTCCCCCATGTCCGGCTCCAGGTTCTGCCGTTTGCCGCCGGGGCGCACATCGGTGTCACCGGCCCTTTCGTAATCTTCTCCTTTTCGAGCACTTCTGATCTGGACGTGGTTGTTCTCGACCACTTGACGAGTAGCCTGCACCTCGAACGGAAAGAAGACCTAGAGGCCTATACCGAGGCCTTCAACGCCCTTCTGATCCATGCCCTTTCGCCCGAGGACTCGTTGGACTTCATCGCCGCGACCGCGGCAGGCGCGTAAGGAGGCACCATGTCAGGCTCCATGTCCGAAGATCCCCGGAACATCCCTGTCAGCACCGATATGACCGGTGTGCGGTGGCTGCGCAGCAGCTACAGCACCGGAGCGAACAACTGCGTGGAGACCGCCCGCCCGTCGGCCGGCCCCCGCGCCGGACTGCTCGCCGTGCGCGACTCCAAGAACCCGGCCGGACCCGCCCTGCTCTTCTCCCCCGGGAGCTGGACGGCGTTCACCGCCGGCGTCGGCCGCGGCTGACCGCGCCGGACACCGGACGACGCACGGCCGTGTCCCGCCGACTCATGGCCGCGTTTCGCCGATCACCCGTACAGCGCGCTCGATCTGTTCCC from Streptomyces sp. CB09001 includes the following:
- a CDS encoding C40 family peptidase, which produces MSALNRVPSLMARAGTASALTLAAVGGSVVVPGVASEAAAASHATKALKIAASKKGAPYRWGATGPHRFDCSGLTLYSFKKAGKKLPRTAAQQYNRTSRVSVRNRKAGDLVFFHSGSSVYHVGIYAGKGRIWHAPKTGAVVRLERIWTSSVWYGRVK
- a CDS encoding ATP-binding protein, producing the protein MADHLEASVTLPSDPASVAAARTYVVGTLAEWGLPGDADLADTVRLIVSELATNAVQHTFGQSPTFTVDLVLDRDERLRLGVTDSHPRFPKRLPAAVQQDNGRGMVIIRWLTAECGGRLRVRPTREGGKTVSIELPWAPPGGPAAPAGVTAGQNATTPAGGLLDPAVPDA
- a CDS encoding helix-turn-helix transcriptional regulator; translation: MQHGPVVRRRKLGAELRALRTSAGITSGEAARLVGWHQSKVSRIETGTSGAKPADVRLLLDVYGVADEQLRGLLVMLARSEDAGGRHHWWHAYRGVLPPTYRDFISLESQASAMRTLETTVVPGLLQTPEYARAVTRAAVDGMPAERLDTLVEVRLARQDVLRGEPPLELSAVLDEAVLRREVGGPGVMARQLARLVEAAQLPHVRLQVLPFAAGAHIGVTGPFVIFSFSSTSDLDVVVLDHLTSSLHLERKEDLEAYTEAFNALLIHALSPEDSLDFIAATAAGA
- a CDS encoding DUF397 domain-containing protein — encoded protein: MSEDPRNIPVSTDMTGVRWLRSSYSTGANNCVETARPSAGPRAGLLAVRDSKNPAGPALLFSPGSWTAFTAGVGRG